The genomic segment CGATTAGACAAAGAGGCAACAGAGGATTACTATAACAATGTCTTAACTCCTGACATCCGGAAACAAAACTATGATTTGCAACTAAAGATGCATGAGCGGAAGAATGCCATGCAGATAGAAATTCCTACAGAAGAACATTACCAAGAAGAATTATCTTTAGACATAGCAAAAGAGATTCGTAAGGAACTGTTTAATATAATCTCAGAAGACAAATCATTTGGTTACCTTTATTATCTTTTGGGAACTGAACGGAATGCCAAAAAGGGGAATGTGCCTATTGATTGTATCCCTAATAGAAAAACAATAAAACAAACTATTAAGACTAATCGCGATGATTATCCTAAAAAAAATCTTGATAGCTATCTAGAAGACAGATTTAACTATACTCAGTATGATTCAGTTATCAGTAAATTTATTGCTGATACTGATGTTGTTCTGTCAATATTTAATATGGCATATCAAGTATTCGATGTTGTAAGATGCTACAAAAATAAAGTGTCTAAGATAGGCAATTATCTAAATAGTTTTAAATTTTCTAATGAATTAGAGAAATACTTAACTCTATGTCTTGCAAAGAATCTATTTGACGCCTTTTGTTCTACGGATGATACAACATACCATTGTATCAGAGAAATCGAAAGAATAATAGAGCCACTTCAAAGTAAATATTCAGAGTCCAGTAATACAGAATGTAGTGGTAAAAAAAGTAGAATTCACCTGAATATTCAAAAGGGTATGAAACTTGATTTTATCAGGGTTCTTAATGCTATGTATGAAAAAGGCTTTTTCAAGGATGAACAGCAAAATAAGATAAGCAAGAAAGAGGTTTTTGAAACATTTGGTGAATGCCTCAATATGGATCTTTCTAAATTTCAAAACGACTTGTCGCGTTCTTTGACAGATAGTACGGCTTTGGAGAAGCATCTTAAAGTTTTTGAAGATTTGAAAGATAAAATGGAAGAAATCTTCAACAGCAGATGATAGGCATTTTAGTTTAAAAAGCATTAAATATGCGTTGATGTTTTGGACATTATACAAAAATAATGTATCTTTGTAAAAAATTACAATATGAACAAAAACAATTATAGATATATAGATTTGTTTGCAGGGCTAGGTGGTTTTCATCTGGCCCTTGAACAATTAGGTGGGGGTAAATGTGTCTTCGCATCAGAACTAAAAAAAGATCTTCAAGATCTTTATCATATAAATTACCCTAAAACGCCTATTATAGAAGGAGATATCACGCAAGTTGATTTAGATAAAATACCTTCACATGATATTTTATGTGCTGGTTTCCCCTGCCAACCATTTAGTCAAGCTGGCAAACGCCAGGGGTTTGATGATGAGAAACAAAGGGGAAATCTCTTTGATTATATCTGTGCAATTTTGGAAAAGCACCGCCCTGAATACGTCTTGCTTGAAAATGTTGCAAATCTAAAAGGACATGATCACGGAAGAACTTGGAAAACGATACACCAAAAGTTGATAGATCTTAATTATGATGTAGCAGAACCGGCAATTCTTTCTCCACACCAATTTGGTATACCTCAGCATCGTCGTCGAATCTATATTGTTTGTAGAAACAAGGACTATGGAACACTTGACGGGTTTAGTTTTCCAATTGCCGAAGATAAAGAACTCCATATTAACGATATCATAGATAGCAAAGATAAAGATTATATTCCGTTAAAGCCAGATACGAGGAAACAGTTGGAAGTATGGGAAGAGTTTTTACATAATTGCATAAAACATAACGAAAGTATACCGTCTTTCCCAATTTGGGCAATGGAATTCGGTGCAAACTATGAATACGAAGCACTTGCTCCTGCTTATCAACCTATAGAGAACCTTAGGGGGTGCAAGGGAAAGTTTGGTGCGGCTCTTTCAGGAAATAGTCGTAAAGAGTTATTAGGAAAGATACCTGTCTATGCTCAAACGACTAAGACAAAGGAATTTCCAAAATGGAAGAAAAAGTACATTCAAGAGAACCGTAGATTTTACGAAAGAAACAAAGAATGGCTTGATCCTTGGATAGAGAAAGTGAAAGAATTCTCTAATAGCCATCTCAAACTGGAATGGAATTGTGGATCTGATGTGCGCCCAACGCTCTTCGATAAGATAGTACAATTTAGAGCTTCAGGCATTCGTATCAAACTTCCTACTTTTTCTCCTGCGCTCAACCTGGTAGGTACACAGATTCCTATCTTTCCATGGGTAAAACTTCCAAAATCTACTCTTAAGGAAGGAGATGCAGATCATGGTAGATACATGACCGTAAGAGAGGGTGCTAGGCTGCAGGGAATGGAAAAATTGAAATTTGGTGATAAAAACTTTAAACTCTCAACTAGCCGATGTTATGAGGCTCTAGGAAATGCAGTAAACGTTACAATAGTAAAAATGATTGCTAAAAAATTATTGGGGTTATGATGGAAAATGGGAAGTATGAAAGCAAGCCACAAACAGTTAGCGTGGCTATAGGTACAAGCATGTATAGCAGATTCAGCTCTTTAGCTAATACGCCTTCACATGTGTTAGCCGAATTTGTGGACAATGCTCTGCAATCATATCGAGACAATAAGTCTATCTTAGAGTCTCTGGAACAAGGCTACAAACTTAGAGTCAGTATTCATTTTGAAATGGACGCTGATGGAAAGATTATTAGTGTCGATGTAAGTGATAATGCAGGTGGTATAGGTAAAGATAGATTCGTTACTGCCTTTATGCCAGCTAAGAAACCAGATAATAACCAGGGACTTAATGAATTTGGTATGGGGCTGAAAACAGCTGCGAGTTGGCTTGGAGAAGATTGGGTAGTAAAAACATCTGCTATAAATGAGCCAGAAAGTAAAACCGTTAGTTTTTGCCTCAATGATATTTGTGCAGAAGAATTGGATGAACTGCCCGTAAAATACGAAGCAGAAGATGCTTTAAGTCATTATACTCAAGTTCATATCGAGACTCCTACATCCAATATGCCTAGCAAAAAAAGTATTGCTAAGATTTGTAATGAATTAAGCAGTATCTATCGTGTTTCTTTACGCAATAAAGAGTTTGAACTTTACGTGCAAGATACGGCTATTACTTTCGAGGATTATGAAGTACTCAATGCGCCTTATGTTCATGATCCAGATGGTAACCCAATATTCTGGAAAAAAGAAATAAGAGTTCAGGTAGGTCCTTATAAGGGAAAGGGATTTGTGGGTATCCTGAAAGATATCAAGCAGGGTAGGAACGGTTTTGCGATTTTAAGAAGAGGCCGAGTTGTGGTTGGAAATGAGGATAATCATCGTTTTTATCCTAAATTCATGGGCGCTCAAGGTACCTTTAAGTATAAACGATTGTTTGGTGAAATTGAAGTTGAAGGATTCAACGTGTCCTTTAACAAAAACGATATTCCTGATCGCGAAAATCTAGATGCTCTTTTTGATATGATAAAGGAGCAAATCCACCTTCCTGATTTCAATATGCTTAAACAGGCAGAAGATTATCGTGTATCTACAACCAAAAAGGATGTACTTAAAATCATCAGAAAACACAAAAATACACCAAAGGACAAGAAAACTCCTGTAAGTATTAGTACGACATATCAACCTGCTGTAAGTGAAGTCAGCAATATGGTATCCATAATGTCTGCTGATGACAAAGATAACTCATACGAAGAGTCATTCTGCGTAGATGGTAAGGAATATACGCTGAAGATTGATTTCTGTAAGGGTGGAACAGAATTATTTTATAACGATATTTCTGACGAGGCTAATAACAATCTCATTTGTAAGGTAAATATGAATCATCCTTTCTTTGAGAATATCGATCCGAAGAAATCATCTAGTTCTATTGTGTTGATTAAGTCTATGGCTATCGCAAAATTTGCAGCATATAAGCAAGAAGATGATTCTGTTACGGGATTCATGCGATTGTTTAATGATTATATCATGAAAGTTCAAAGCTAGAGAATATGGAAACAATAAAAATTAATAAAAAGAAAAAGGAAGCATGTAAAGGAAATGCCCTACAGGTGGTATCTGGAGGGAATTTCTTTGAACGTTTTGTGCAAGCAAAGAAACAAGGTTACCAGCCTGACGGCTCCTTTAAAAAGGGTATCACTCCAGAAAGTGCTGTAAATCTTAGGGAGGAAACTTGCCATATTCTAGCCCATTGTAACGCTCATAATGCCTACAATAGTCCTGAGACAACACATCTTGTAGTTGGTTATGTACAAAGTGGAAAAACAATGTCGTTTACGGCACTCTCTGCACTAGCCAAAGATAATGGCTATCGCCTCATCGTGTACTTGGCTGGAACCAAGAAAAATCTTGTTGAGCAAACTACTGATCGTTTAAGAAAAGATTTGATTGGCAAGAACCGGGAGAATGCAGATGATTATAAGTTGCACAAGAACCCTAAAGTAGGGGAAATAGATGAAATTATCAGCCAGATGGAATTGAGTTCTAAGCCGATGATTTTGATACCTTTACTTAAGCATGCAAAGTATATCAGACAACTTATTCAACTCTTTGAAAACCGTGACTTTAAAGAGTTGATGGGTCAAGAAACTGTGCTCATTATTGACGATGAGGCTGACCAGGCATCTCTTAATGCCTATGGAAAGAAAAACAGCAAGACAAATGGGAACGAAGCATCAACTACCTACAAAGCAATTCTTGAGATGAGAGCTGCTTTGCCAGGCAACACTTATGTCCAGTATACGGCTACACCGCAGGCTAATCTGTTGATTAGTATGCAAGATACATTGTCGCCTCAAAGTCATACACTATTGACTCCTGGCGATGGATACATTGGTGGCAAGTTATATTTCGGTATGGGTGAGAACCATGAACTGTATAATTGTGGCCTTGTAAAAGAAATTCCGCCAATGGATGTGTTCCATAAAAAACGAAATAAACTGAAGAAAATTCCAGATTCTCTGGTGGATGCGCTCATGTTGCATGTTCTGGCGATTGCCATAGTTGTAAAATGGAGAAAAACAGAAGGCATCAACTTCCTCTCTATGATGGTACACCCAGATGAAACTACAACCTGGAATGAAAAATTCAAAAAATGGATAGATAATACCATAAAGAATTGGCGTCAAGCATTTAGAAATGATAAGACGGAGGATTATGCCAGTGTTATCAGCAAATTCAAAAAGAATTTTGAAGAGGCTATCAGATATTATGATGAAGAAGAACGACCTTCCTGGGAAGACATTCAGCCATTGCTAAGAGATATTATTCTGGATCATAAGGTTTATCTTGTCAATTCAGATAAAGAAGCGGAGGTAAACATAGATTGGAATAGTCATTGTATGCATATTCTGGTGGGAGCCGAAATGCTGAATCGAGGTTTTACAATAGAAAATCTTGCAACAACGTATATGCCTCGATATACTACAGGCAAAGCCAATGCTGACACCATTCAGCAGCGTTGTCGATTCTTTGGTTATAAGCGCGATTACATCAAATCGTGCAGAGTATTCCTGCCTCAAATATC from the Segatella copri genome contains:
- a CDS encoding Z1 domain-containing protein, giving the protein METIKINKKKKEACKGNALQVVSGGNFFERFVQAKKQGYQPDGSFKKGITPESAVNLREETCHILAHCNAHNAYNSPETTHLVVGYVQSGKTMSFTALSALAKDNGYRLIVYLAGTKKNLVEQTTDRLRKDLIGKNRENADDYKLHKNPKVGEIDEIISQMELSSKPMILIPLLKHAKYIRQLIQLFENRDFKELMGQETVLIIDDEADQASLNAYGKKNSKTNGNEASTTYKAILEMRAALPGNTYVQYTATPQANLLISMQDTLSPQSHTLLTPGDGYIGGKLYFGMGENHELYNCGLVKEIPPMDVFHKKRNKLKKIPDSLVDALMLHVLAIAIVVKWRKTEGINFLSMMVHPDETTTWNEKFKKWIDNTIKNWRQAFRNDKTEDYASVISKFKKNFEEAIRYYDEEERPSWEDIQPLLRDIILDHKVYLVNSDKEAEVNIDWNSHCMHILVGAEMLNRGFTIENLATTYMPRYTTGKANADTIQQRCRFFGYKRDYIKSCRVFLPQISIQNYVEYIKHEEELRATLKSCDSLAEVERKIMLSPRLKPTRANVLPIDVVSTQLKGISELQAFQTRSLIENNKVFVKAFLEQHKNDFEYVQYRYQTADRQHRSMMLTVEEAIDFLRKFRFSDLNEQMRKIDTIRYLRYLDSQKIIKNVRFIQMAWQENPIRERSFIKDSKCVTSLFAGQSEDGVIYPGDRKMCDPDTITIQLHHVKFIDSTLELPPDAYALAINYPEKIATNYISTRGTTEDVDDDEE
- a CDS encoding ATP-binding protein, translating into MMENGKYESKPQTVSVAIGTSMYSRFSSLANTPSHVLAEFVDNALQSYRDNKSILESLEQGYKLRVSIHFEMDADGKIISVDVSDNAGGIGKDRFVTAFMPAKKPDNNQGLNEFGMGLKTAASWLGEDWVVKTSAINEPESKTVSFCLNDICAEELDELPVKYEAEDALSHYTQVHIETPTSNMPSKKSIAKICNELSSIYRVSLRNKEFELYVQDTAITFEDYEVLNAPYVHDPDGNPIFWKKEIRVQVGPYKGKGFVGILKDIKQGRNGFAILRRGRVVVGNEDNHRFYPKFMGAQGTFKYKRLFGEIEVEGFNVSFNKNDIPDRENLDALFDMIKEQIHLPDFNMLKQAEDYRVSTTKKDVLKIIRKHKNTPKDKKTPVSISTTYQPAVSEVSNMVSIMSADDKDNSYEESFCVDGKEYTLKIDFCKGGTELFYNDISDEANNNLICKVNMNHPFFENIDPKKSSSSIVLIKSMAIAKFAAYKQEDDSVTGFMRLFNDYIMKVQS
- a CDS encoding DNA cytosine methyltransferase, whose protein sequence is MNKNNYRYIDLFAGLGGFHLALEQLGGGKCVFASELKKDLQDLYHINYPKTPIIEGDITQVDLDKIPSHDILCAGFPCQPFSQAGKRQGFDDEKQRGNLFDYICAILEKHRPEYVLLENVANLKGHDHGRTWKTIHQKLIDLNYDVAEPAILSPHQFGIPQHRRRIYIVCRNKDYGTLDGFSFPIAEDKELHINDIIDSKDKDYIPLKPDTRKQLEVWEEFLHNCIKHNESIPSFPIWAMEFGANYEYEALAPAYQPIENLRGCKGKFGAALSGNSRKELLGKIPVYAQTTKTKEFPKWKKKYIQENRRFYERNKEWLDPWIEKVKEFSNSHLKLEWNCGSDVRPTLFDKIVQFRASGIRIKLPTFSPALNLVGTQIPIFPWVKLPKSTLKEGDADHGRYMTVREGARLQGMEKLKFGDKNFKLSTSRCYEALGNAVNVTIVKMIAKKLLGL